The Fulvivirga ligni genome window below encodes:
- a CDS encoding aldehyde dehydrogenase — MFKIKNYINGQLVEPESGEYLDNYNPAEGKVYSLIPDSDDRDVQKAVVAANAAFDGWSSMPVLKRSAILLKIADFIDRDHEKLARAESDDNGKPLSLASRVDIPRASSNMRFYATAIQHFASESHMSDDQALNYTTRTPVGVAGCISPWNLPLYLFTWKVAPALAAGNTVVAKPSEITPMTAYLFSELCIEAGLPEGVLNIVHGLGAKAGQAIVEHPDIPLISFTGGTTTGKHIAATAAPMFKKMSLELGGKNPNIIFDDCDFDQALKVSIHSSFANQGQICLCGSRIFVQEGIYDRFVSQFVERVKTLKVGDPHDETSKVGAVVSKQHKDKILSYIKLAQDEGGEILCGGHQVKVEGRCEEGYFIAPTVIVGLDATCRTNQEEIFGPVVTIIPFKAEDEVIALANSTAYGLSATIWTDNLKRAHRVSHQIKSGIVWVNTWLFRDLRTPFGGMKQSGVGREGGEEALRFFTESKNICIALK; from the coding sequence ATGTTTAAAATAAAAAACTATATCAATGGCCAGCTTGTAGAGCCGGAGTCTGGAGAATATTTGGATAACTATAATCCTGCGGAAGGAAAAGTTTATAGTTTGATACCCGATTCTGATGATAGAGATGTGCAGAAGGCTGTAGTGGCAGCTAATGCAGCTTTTGACGGGTGGTCATCAATGCCCGTGTTGAAGCGTTCTGCTATCTTACTGAAGATCGCGGACTTTATTGATCGGGATCATGAAAAGCTGGCAAGGGCTGAATCTGATGATAATGGCAAACCTCTTTCCCTGGCATCTAGAGTAGATATTCCTAGGGCGAGTAGTAATATGCGTTTCTACGCTACGGCTATCCAGCATTTTGCTTCGGAATCACATATGTCTGATGATCAGGCGCTCAACTATACTACACGCACGCCGGTAGGGGTTGCAGGTTGTATCTCTCCCTGGAATCTGCCGCTTTATTTATTTACCTGGAAGGTGGCTCCGGCCCTGGCAGCTGGAAATACTGTGGTGGCTAAGCCCTCGGAGATTACACCCATGACCGCGTATTTATTTTCCGAACTTTGTATAGAGGCCGGTTTGCCTGAAGGAGTACTGAATATAGTGCATGGCTTAGGGGCCAAAGCTGGTCAGGCCATTGTGGAGCATCCTGATATTCCATTGATTTCTTTCACAGGAGGCACAACTACTGGTAAGCACATTGCCGCGACAGCTGCACCGATGTTCAAGAAAATGTCATTGGAGCTAGGAGGTAAAAACCCCAATATCATTTTTGATGACTGCGATTTTGATCAGGCCTTGAAGGTGTCCATTCATTCTTCATTTGCTAACCAGGGACAGATATGCTTATGTGGTTCCAGGATATTTGTGCAGGAAGGCATATATGATAGGTTTGTTAGCCAATTTGTGGAAAGGGTGAAGACGCTAAAAGTGGGTGATCCTCATGATGAGACAAGCAAGGTTGGAGCTGTTGTTTCAAAGCAGCATAAGGATAAAATATTATCATATATCAAATTAGCTCAGGATGAAGGTGGAGAAATCCTTTGTGGAGGACATCAGGTGAAAGTAGAAGGCAGATGTGAAGAAGGATATTTTATTGCCCCAACGGTGATCGTAGGCTTAGATGCTACTTGCCGTACTAACCAGGAGGAGATATTCGGCCCTGTGGTTACTATTATACCTTTTAAGGCGGAAGATGAAGTCATAGCTCTGGCCAACAGTACGGCCTACGGACTTTCTGCAACTATTTGGACAGATAATCTCAAACGAGCGCACAGAGTCTCTCATCAGATAAAAAGTGGAATAGTATGGGTAAATACCTGGCTTTTTAGAGATTTAAGAACTCCATTTGGAGGAATGAAGCAATCTGGTGTTGGCAGAGAGGGTGGAGAAGAGGCTTTGAGGTTTTTCACTGAGTCTAAGAATATTTGTATTGCCTTGAAATGA
- a CDS encoding DHH family phosphoesterase, producing the protein MQNLEAFKTLISTPKRVVITMHHKPDADALGSSLGLAEYLKMKGHEVTVVSPTDYANFLSWMHGNDEVLVYNEGNEDKTHAIIDEADMIFCLDFSNLSRINELGEKVREATCTKVLIDHHLEPEDFADFQLWTTEAAATAELVYDLICMLGDKEMINRDIAEALYAGIMTDTGNFKHSNTTKHVFVVCGELAAIGADISKVAKLVYDTNSLDKVKFLGFALNERLKVVQEYHTAYFAISAEDLKQFNSKTGDTEGLVNYALSIEGIKFAALLIDRTEAVKMSFRSVGDFSVNEFARKNFEGGGHKNAAGGKSDLTLEETVDKFEKLLDEYKNQLSNPIKTYA; encoded by the coding sequence ATGCAGAATCTGGAAGCTTTTAAGACGCTAATCAGTACTCCTAAACGGGTGGTCATTACCATGCACCATAAACCCGATGCTGATGCGCTTGGCTCCTCTTTGGGGTTAGCAGAGTATTTGAAGATGAAGGGGCATGAGGTAACTGTGGTTTCGCCTACTGATTATGCTAACTTTTTAAGTTGGATGCACGGGAATGACGAGGTGCTGGTTTATAATGAAGGGAATGAGGATAAAACTCATGCCATAATAGATGAGGCTGATATGATCTTCTGCCTTGATTTTTCTAACCTAAGCAGAATAAACGAGCTGGGAGAGAAAGTAAGAGAGGCTACTTGTACTAAGGTGCTCATAGATCATCATTTGGAGCCTGAAGATTTTGCCGACTTCCAGCTTTGGACTACAGAGGCTGCTGCTACAGCAGAGTTGGTTTATGATCTAATCTGCATGCTAGGTGATAAGGAAATGATCAATAGAGACATTGCTGAAGCTCTGTATGCCGGAATCATGACCGATACAGGCAACTTCAAGCACTCAAACACCACCAAACATGTTTTTGTAGTGTGCGGAGAGCTGGCTGCCATAGGAGCAGACATTTCCAAGGTTGCCAAACTTGTTTATGATACCAATAGCCTTGATAAAGTTAAGTTTTTAGGTTTTGCCTTAAATGAAAGACTCAAGGTGGTGCAAGAATATCACACCGCATATTTTGCGATTTCCGCAGAAGACCTCAAGCAATTTAATTCTAAAACAGGAGATACCGAAGGCCTGGTAAACTATGCTCTTTCCATTGAAGGGATTAAGTTTGCAGCGCTGCTTATCGATAGAACTGAGGCCGTAAAGATGTCATTCAGATCTGTTGGTGATTTTTCTGTGAATGAATTTGCTCGTAAGAATTTTGAAGGAGGAGGGCATAAAAATGCCGCTGGGGGTAAATCTGACCTTACGCTGGAGGAAACGGTAGATAAATTTGAAAAACTATTAGACGAATATAAAAACCAATTAAGTAACCCAATAAAAACATACGCTTAG
- a CDS encoding methylated-DNA--[protein]-cysteine S-methyltransferase, with protein sequence MEYIHHFPIGPLGISASETHITKVTFKPNLENGVYTTNSEVIKKFTEELNDYFEGKLATFHTPYELNGTNFQVRVWKELAKIPFGETISYSELAIRLGDIKCIRAAGTANGKNQLPIIIPCHRVIGKDGKMVGFAGGIENKKWLLKHEGVLRGEQMEIFG encoded by the coding sequence TTGGAATATATTCATCATTTTCCCATTGGGCCTTTGGGCATTTCTGCCAGTGAAACGCACATTACTAAAGTCACCTTTAAACCCAACCTTGAAAATGGTGTTTATACCACTAATTCTGAAGTAATCAAAAAATTTACAGAAGAGCTAAATGATTATTTTGAAGGCAAGCTTGCCACCTTCCATACACCTTATGAATTAAATGGAACTAATTTTCAGGTGAGAGTATGGAAAGAACTGGCAAAAATTCCTTTTGGAGAAACCATTTCATATTCTGAGTTAGCTATAAGGCTTGGAGATATTAAATGTATAAGAGCTGCAGGCACTGCCAATGGCAAAAACCAGCTCCCAATTATTATACCTTGTCATAGAGTGATCGGTAAAGATGGTAAAATGGTCGGCTTTGCCGGAGGAATAGAAAATAAGAAATGGCTTTTAAAACACGAAGGTGTTCTCCGAGGGGAGCAGATGGAAATTTTTGGGTAA
- a CDS encoding 3-hydroxyanthranilate 3,4-dioxygenase yields MAIKRPFNLKQWIEDNRDLLKPPVGNKNIYADAGDYIVMVVGGPNARKDYHYNETEELFYQLEGDITVKIQEDGHAVDIPIKAGDIYLHPAKVPHSPIRSEGSVGLVIERKRKGEYTDGLIWYCEKCNHKLHETYFPLNNIEKDFLPRFKEFYGSEELRTCDNCGHVMEADKKFV; encoded by the coding sequence ATGGCTATAAAAAGACCCTTTAACTTAAAACAGTGGATAGAAGACAATCGAGATCTTTTAAAACCACCTGTAGGTAATAAAAACATCTATGCCGATGCGGGTGATTATATCGTGATGGTGGTGGGCGGCCCCAACGCGCGTAAAGATTATCACTACAATGAAACGGAAGAGCTTTTCTACCAGCTGGAAGGAGATATTACGGTAAAAATACAGGAAGATGGACACGCGGTTGATATCCCCATCAAAGCAGGAGATATTTACTTACACCCTGCAAAAGTGCCCCATTCTCCTATAAGATCAGAGGGCTCAGTAGGTTTGGTTATTGAGAGAAAAAGAAAAGGAGAGTACACGGATGGTCTTATTTGGTACTGTGAGAAGTGCAATCACAAGCTTCATGAAACCTATTTCCCGCTAAATAATATTGAAAAAGACTTCTTACCGCGCTTTAAAGAGTTTTATGGTTCAGAAGAATTACGCACTTGTGATAATTGCGGTCACGTAATGGAAGCTGACAAAAAATTCGTTTAG
- a CDS encoding FKBP-type peptidyl-prolyl cis-trans isomerase, translating into MINRINILLLLTFVVLVQACGQKEKQTSSGLKYTLLREGDGEAIKDSSFMVLNMTYKDNNDSVWMTTAEKGIPAVVPKNDSVWAASDGSIEQIFNDLRIGDSVTFEIATADFFANSVKSPVPPMVDKEGTLTFNIGVADAMNQEEFMAWREDMMKKQQQKMEAEAEEQLEADKKTIEEYLAENNIEAQSTESGLYYVITEEGTGESPQDGDMVEVAYAGHVLDGAYFDTSIESVAKEQDMYNENRPGGYVPYAFPLGRGRVIRGWDEGVALLKKGSKATLYVPSGMAYGPRKRSDVITENSILVFDVELVDFTPAGEKK; encoded by the coding sequence ATGATTAATAGAATAAACATATTGTTGTTGTTGACTTTTGTAGTGCTAGTTCAAGCTTGTGGACAAAAGGAAAAGCAAACGTCATCTGGCTTAAAGTATACTCTTTTAAGAGAAGGTGACGGTGAGGCAATTAAAGATAGCTCATTCATGGTGCTTAATATGACCTACAAGGATAATAATGACTCTGTATGGATGACTACTGCCGAAAAAGGCATTCCTGCTGTTGTTCCTAAAAATGACTCTGTTTGGGCTGCAAGTGATGGCAGTATCGAGCAGATTTTCAATGACCTTCGTATTGGTGATAGTGTAACATTCGAAATTGCGACGGCTGATTTCTTTGCTAATAGCGTGAAATCTCCAGTTCCTCCAATGGTAGATAAAGAAGGTACATTAACTTTCAACATCGGTGTGGCTGATGCAATGAATCAGGAAGAGTTCATGGCTTGGAGAGAAGACATGATGAAAAAGCAGCAGCAAAAAATGGAAGCTGAGGCTGAAGAGCAGTTAGAGGCTGACAAGAAAACGATCGAAGAGTACCTTGCTGAAAATAATATTGAAGCTCAAAGTACTGAGTCTGGTCTTTACTATGTAATTACAGAAGAAGGAACAGGAGAGTCTCCACAAGACGGTGATATGGTAGAAGTAGCTTATGCTGGTCATGTACTGGATGGAGCTTACTTTGATACTAGCATTGAGTCTGTAGCTAAAGAGCAGGATATGTATAATGAAAATAGACCTGGTGGTTATGTTCCTTATGCTTTCCCATTAGGAAGAGGTAGAGTAATCAGAGGATGGGATGAAGGTGTGGCACTACTTAAAAAAGGAAGTAAAGCTACATTATACGTTCCTTCTGGTATGGCTTATGGCCCAAGAAAAAGAAGTGATGTAATCACTGAAAATTCTATCCTTGTTTTTGATGTAGAGCTTGTAGACTTTACTCCTGCAGGAGAGAAAAAATAA
- a CDS encoding non-canonical purine NTP diphosphatase — protein sequence MKICFATNNKNKLEEVQQMLPPHFELVSLEEIGCTEELREDQNTLEGNSRQKAEYVYKTFGVPCFADDTGLEVEAINGEPGVLSARYAGNERNNEANMALLLSKLDGQSNRKAQFRTVITFITPSEDIQFEGVVKGEIIKEKAGDRGFGYDPLFIPEGYSETFAQMSMNVKNEISHRARAFNQLVKYLSSKKS from the coding sequence ATGAAAATCTGCTTTGCTACAAATAATAAAAATAAACTTGAGGAGGTTCAACAAATGTTGCCTCCTCATTTTGAATTAGTATCTCTGGAGGAAATAGGCTGCACAGAAGAGCTTAGAGAAGACCAGAATACACTGGAAGGAAACTCCAGACAGAAAGCAGAATATGTATATAAAACCTTTGGTGTACCATGTTTTGCTGATGATACAGGGCTTGAAGTAGAAGCCATCAATGGTGAACCAGGCGTACTTTCTGCAAGATATGCTGGTAATGAAAGGAATAATGAGGCTAACATGGCACTGCTCCTTTCAAAACTTGATGGGCAGAGCAATAGAAAAGCTCAATTTAGAACCGTAATCACATTCATTACCCCTTCAGAAGATATTCAGTTTGAAGGTGTTGTGAAAGGTGAGATCATCAAAGAAAAAGCGGGAGATAGAGGTTTTGGATATGATCCTTTATTTATCCCTGAAGGCTATTCGGAAACATTTGCTCAAATGAGTATGAATGTGAAAAACGAAATCAGCCATAGAGCGAGAGCTTTTAATCAACTAGTAAAATATTTATCATCAAAAAAATCTTAG
- a CDS encoding uridine kinase family protein, which yields MNPFIIGITGGSGSGKTLFLNSLLHQFDSKDICLISQDNYYLPREQQPLDENGVKNFDTPASIDAHAFAADIRKIKSGESFEREEYTFNNPAVTPKKLKFNASPIVVIEGLFVMYYKEVRDLLDLKLFISAKDHIKLKRRIIRDKIERGYDLDDVLYRFEKHVMPTFEKYLEPLKDDADLIIPNNKNFDNALEVLSGFFKTKLNDAHT from the coding sequence GTGAATCCTTTTATTATAGGCATTACAGGTGGAAGTGGGTCTGGTAAAACACTATTTTTAAATAGCTTATTGCACCAGTTTGATAGTAAAGATATATGCCTCATATCTCAGGATAATTATTACTTACCAAGAGAACAGCAGCCATTAGATGAGAATGGTGTGAAAAATTTTGACACCCCTGCTTCTATAGATGCGCATGCTTTTGCTGCTGATATTAGAAAGATTAAATCTGGAGAGTCTTTCGAAAGAGAAGAATATACCTTTAATAACCCGGCGGTTACTCCTAAGAAACTGAAGTTTAACGCTTCTCCTATTGTAGTGATTGAAGGCTTATTTGTGATGTATTACAAAGAGGTAAGGGACCTTTTAGACCTTAAGCTTTTTATATCTGCAAAGGACCACATCAAATTAAAAAGACGAATTATTCGTGATAAAATTGAAAGAGGATACGATCTTGACGATGTTTTATACAGATTCGAGAAACACGTGATGCCTACTTTTGAAAAGTACCTTGAGCCATTAAAAGATGATGCGGATTTGATAATTCCTAATAACAAGAATTTTGACAACGCTCTCGAAGTGCTCTCTGGTTTCTTCAAGACCAAACTTAATGACGCTCATACTTGA
- the kynU gene encoding kynureninase: protein MVYEKSIEFAVKMDQEDPLKDYRDKFYIPQVNGKDSIYFTGNSLGLQPKNVNKYVNEELNGWATLGVEGHFHSNKRPWFEYHKYSKEALAKIVGANPSEVVSMNSLTTNLHLLMASFYRPTKERFKILIEGGAFPSDQYAVESQIKLHGFDYEEALVEVFPKEGQSTLDLDDFTSAIEQHGDSLALVLIGGIQYYTGQFFPIKEITAAAHKAGAMMGLDLAHAVGNVPLSLHDDGVDFAAWCSYKYLNSGPGGVSGIFVNDKHGLNPDTPRMSGWWGHDEGERFLMEKGFKPMPGADGWQLSNVNILSSAVHLASLEIYEEVGMDALRTKSLKLTGFMEYLLQDVEGIDIITPSKPEERGCQLSLEAKRNGKEAFKKLTEAGVIADWREPNAIRVAPVPLYNTYQDVYRFYEILKEAIG from the coding sequence ATGGTATATGAAAAATCAATAGAATTTGCAGTAAAGATGGATCAGGAAGATCCTTTAAAAGATTACAGAGACAAATTCTACATTCCACAGGTAAACGGAAAAGACAGCATTTACTTTACAGGAAATAGCTTGGGCTTACAGCCTAAGAATGTAAATAAATATGTTAATGAAGAACTGAACGGATGGGCAACTTTGGGAGTGGAGGGCCACTTTCACTCTAACAAAAGGCCATGGTTTGAATATCACAAATATAGTAAAGAGGCATTAGCGAAGATTGTGGGAGCAAATCCGTCGGAGGTGGTTTCCATGAACAGCCTTACTACCAATCTGCACCTGCTCATGGCCTCTTTTTACAGACCTACTAAAGAGCGATTCAAAATATTAATAGAGGGCGGCGCTTTTCCATCAGATCAATATGCGGTGGAGAGTCAGATTAAGTTGCATGGTTTTGATTATGAGGAAGCATTAGTGGAAGTATTCCCTAAAGAAGGACAGTCCACTTTAGATCTTGACGACTTCACTTCAGCCATAGAACAGCATGGTGATTCATTGGCCCTGGTTTTAATAGGTGGAATTCAATATTACACAGGCCAATTTTTCCCTATTAAAGAAATAACCGCAGCAGCCCACAAGGCTGGTGCTATGATGGGGCTGGACCTGGCACATGCAGTAGGCAATGTGCCGTTGTCATTACATGATGATGGCGTAGACTTCGCGGCATGGTGTAGCTATAAATATCTTAACTCAGGCCCTGGAGGTGTTAGTGGAATATTCGTAAATGATAAACACGGCCTTAACCCTGACACACCGCGTATGTCGGGCTGGTGGGGTCATGATGAAGGCGAAAGATTCCTTATGGAAAAAGGCTTTAAGCCGATGCCAGGGGCAGATGGATGGCAGCTTAGTAATGTGAATATATTAAGTAGCGCAGTGCATCTTGCCTCTTTAGAAATATATGAAGAGGTAGGCATGGATGCTTTAAGAACCAAGAGCTTAAAACTCACCGGCTTTATGGAGTATTTACTTCAGGACGTTGAGGGTATTGATATTATTACCCCATCAAAACCGGAGGAGCGCGGGTGCCAGCTATCATTAGAGGCCAAAAGAAATGGTAAAGAAGCATTTAAAAAGCTCACAGAAGCTGGTGTAATAGCCGATTGGCGTGAGCCAAATGCCATCAGAGTAGCTCCAGTACCACTTTATAATACATATCAGGACGTTTACAGATTTTACGAAATTCTGAAAGAAGCAATAGGGTAA
- a CDS encoding SDR family oxidoreductase — protein MDINLKGKRALVCGSTQGIGKATALELAELGAHITLIARDENKLKEVLDELPLKDGQKHHYICADFDQPDYLKSTINAYMIKEGDVHILINNTGGPAGGKAMDAQLTEFTSAFNRHLICNQILTQAVVSSMKRMGYGRIVNVISTSVKAPIQGLGVSNTIRGAVANWSKTLSIELGSFGITVNNVLPGATDTVRLRSIISSKAQKTGQSEEDVEKAMKSEIPANRFAEASETAAAIAFLCSPAAGYINGINLPVDGGRLGCL, from the coding sequence ATGGATATAAATTTAAAAGGTAAGAGAGCGCTGGTTTGCGGCAGCACACAAGGTATAGGTAAAGCTACTGCTCTGGAGCTTGCTGAACTTGGCGCACACATTACTCTGATAGCGAGGGATGAAAATAAGTTGAAGGAAGTTTTAGATGAGCTGCCGCTAAAGGATGGGCAGAAACATCATTATATATGCGCTGATTTTGACCAACCAGATTATCTAAAGAGTACTATTAACGCCTATATGATAAAGGAGGGTGACGTGCACATATTAATTAATAATACTGGCGGACCTGCCGGAGGTAAAGCAATGGATGCACAGCTAACTGAATTTACTTCAGCGTTTAACCGTCATCTTATCTGTAACCAAATTCTGACGCAAGCCGTGGTATCTTCGATGAAAAGAATGGGATATGGAAGGATAGTAAATGTGATCTCCACCTCAGTAAAAGCTCCTATTCAGGGGCTAGGTGTCTCCAACACTATTAGAGGGGCGGTGGCTAACTGGTCGAAAACCCTGTCTATAGAGTTGGGAAGTTTTGGAATAACGGTAAATAATGTGCTTCCTGGAGCTACAGATACAGTTCGTTTGAGGTCTATCATCAGTAGCAAAGCTCAAAAAACCGGACAAAGTGAAGAGGACGTAGAAAAAGCGATGAAGTCTGAGATACCAGCCAACAGGTTCGCAGAAGCTTCTGAAACAGCCGCAGCCATAGCCTTCTTATGCAGCCCTGCCGCTGGGTATATCAATGGAATAAACCTTCCAGTCGATGGTGGTAGGTTAGGGTGTTTGTAA
- a CDS encoding nucleoside-diphosphate kinase → MAGKRTFTMIKPDAVAAGNTGAIIKMIEEAGFKIIAMKKALLTKERAGQFYEVHKERPFYNDLTTYMSSGAIVPMILEKDNAVEDFRTLIGATNPKEAAEGTIRAIFAESIEANAIHGSDSDENAEIEGSFFFAGVEKF, encoded by the coding sequence ATGGCAGGGAAAAGAACCTTTACAATGATAAAGCCTGACGCTGTAGCGGCTGGAAACACAGGAGCAATCATTAAAATGATCGAGGAAGCTGGCTTCAAAATTATAGCTATGAAAAAGGCTTTACTTACAAAAGAAAGAGCTGGTCAGTTTTATGAAGTACATAAAGAAAGACCTTTCTACAATGACCTAACTACTTATATGTCATCAGGCGCTATTGTACCTATGATATTAGAAAAAGATAACGCAGTAGAAGATTTCAGAACCCTTATCGGTGCTACTAACCCTAAAGAAGCTGCTGAAGGAACTATCAGAGCAATTTTCGCTGAATCTATCGAGGCTAACGCTATCCATGGTTCTGACTCTGACGAAAACGCTGAAATAGAAGGAAGCTTCTTCTTTGCTGGTGTAGAAAAATTCTAA
- a CDS encoding FAD-dependent oxidoreductase gives MSKVENISIVGAGLVGSLMGIYLAKRGFKVSLFESRLDLRKNNIDSGRSINLALSNRGWAPLRELGLEEEAKKLAIPMNGRMMHDESGDLTFQPYGKDGQSIFSVSRGGLNELLLNTAEENGVKIFFNKRCTHIDLEENTLTFSDGEEVKSDAIIGADGAYSIVRGVIQKTSRFNYSQHYIEHGYKELTIPATDANDFKIEKNALHIWPRGTFMLIALPNLDGSFTVTLFLPYEGEKSFATLTSDKEITEFFQTTFPDAHDLIPSLLSDFQEHPTSSLVTVKCFPWHKNQSLLIGDAAHAIVPFYGQGMNCGFEDCRILNKLLEEFDNDWERTITSFSVVRKNDADAISDLALHNFIEMRDLVADDNFLLRKKIEARLNKLYPDQWIPLYSMVTFNEQIPYSQAQKTGRIQANIMDEVMKTPNLQENWEQLDFESIVNQLPH, from the coding sequence ATGAGCAAAGTGGAGAACATTTCAATAGTAGGCGCAGGATTGGTAGGCAGCCTTATGGGTATCTATTTAGCCAAAAGAGGCTTTAAAGTTTCCCTATTTGAAAGCAGGTTAGACCTTAGAAAAAATAACATTGATTCTGGCCGCTCCATTAATTTAGCTCTCAGCAACCGTGGCTGGGCTCCTCTGCGAGAGTTAGGTCTGGAAGAAGAAGCCAAGAAATTGGCCATCCCTATGAATGGGCGAATGATGCACGATGAATCCGGCGACCTTACCTTTCAACCCTACGGCAAAGATGGCCAATCTATATTTTCAGTATCCAGAGGTGGTTTGAATGAGCTCCTACTTAATACCGCTGAGGAAAATGGCGTGAAAATATTCTTCAATAAAAGATGTACTCATATCGATCTGGAAGAAAACACATTAACCTTTTCTGATGGCGAAGAAGTAAAATCTGACGCTATCATTGGTGCTGATGGCGCCTACTCTATAGTACGGGGTGTTATCCAAAAGACTTCAAGATTCAATTATTCTCAGCATTATATTGAGCATGGCTACAAAGAACTAACCATTCCAGCCACAGATGCCAATGATTTCAAAATTGAAAAAAATGCGTTACATATTTGGCCGAGAGGCACTTTCATGCTTATCGCCCTGCCAAATCTGGACGGAAGCTTTACTGTAACACTGTTCCTTCCTTATGAAGGTGAGAAGTCATTTGCCACTTTAACCAGTGATAAAGAAATAACAGAATTCTTCCAAACTACATTTCCAGATGCGCATGACCTGATTCCATCATTATTATCAGACTTTCAGGAGCACCCGACCTCTTCTCTGGTTACTGTAAAATGCTTTCCCTGGCATAAAAATCAATCACTTCTAATAGGTGATGCTGCTCATGCCATAGTTCCTTTTTATGGCCAGGGCATGAACTGCGGATTTGAAGATTGCAGGATACTGAATAAGCTATTAGAAGAGTTTGATAACGACTGGGAGCGGACTATTACCTCGTTTAGTGTAGTAAGAAAGAATGATGCGGATGCGATTTCAGATCTGGCGCTTCATAATTTTATAGAAATGAGAGATCTGGTAGCCGATGACAATTTCCTTCTAAGAAAAAAGATAGAAGCCAGACTTAATAAGCTATATCCTGATCAATGGATTCCTTTATATTCTATGGTCACATTTAATGAGCAAATACCTTATTCTCAAGCTCAAAAGACAGGAAGGATTCAAGCTAATATTATGGATGAGGTAATGAAAACTCCCAATCTTCAAGAAAATTGGGAGCAATTAGATTTTGAAAGCATTGTAAACCAGCTGCCACATTAG
- a CDS encoding transposase, protein MHFTAGNIFHVFNRGNDRQNIFFQEENYLFFLRKMRKYIEPSVDILAYCLMPNHFHLLIYIEESKFISSAALSKAFVIVLRSYTQAINKRFERSGSLFQQKTKAKNLSYNGNEASFICFQYIHQNPLKARLVEKMEEWEFSSFRDYAQLRKGTLCNKSKAVSLLDISADPDLFYSNSYSFHLLD, encoded by the coding sequence ATGCATTTTACTGCCGGCAACATTTTTCATGTATTTAACCGTGGAAACGATAGACAAAACATCTTCTTTCAGGAGGAGAATTACTTGTTTTTTCTGCGTAAGATGAGAAAATACATTGAGCCATCAGTAGATATACTTGCTTACTGTCTGATGCCGAACCATTTTCACCTTTTAATCTATATTGAGGAATCCAAGTTTATTAGTTCTGCCGCTTTGAGTAAGGCGTTTGTAATTGTGCTACGTTCCTACACTCAGGCAATTAACAAAAGGTTTGAAAGGTCAGGGTCCTTGTTTCAACAAAAAACAAAGGCTAAGAATTTGTCATATAATGGCAATGAGGCCTCATTCATTTGCTTTCAGTACATACATCAAAATCCTTTGAAAGCGAGACTGGTTGAAAAAATGGAGGAATGGGAGTTTTCATCTTTTCGTGATTATGCCCAATTAAGAAAAGGAACTCTATGTAATAAAAGTAAAGCTGTATCATTGTTGGATATAAGTGCCGACCCCGATTTGTTTTACTCTAATTCATATAGCTTTCATCTATTGGATTAG